A genome region from Nitrosopumilus oxyclinae includes the following:
- a CDS encoding type II secretion system F family protein, with amino-acid sequence MSFIKKYEEDDKKKKLNKKIDPELPFFITIVTLLATSGFGPYTIFLKIKNLDLLPHVRHESIKILKRIDILGQDPLIVMSESKEKGSSFGDFLSGWVSAIQSGGDVVSYLKSKMDGAFELYESQQEELAKKVETVIETYMTMQVVVLAIYIIITATSTDGVGSTPGPNDIDPLYFVIILPPVVSVLFSIIAGKLNKSKVNELDWKKISTFGLPGILVAIIINYLDLLPELNLYILGGALIAAAIWPALNFKDKYKFSIDAERATAQIMRDVAEARKAGLGPEKCVVRTTKRKDYGSFNRVANGIANKLEWGMTLDDIFGYIKKETNDFRILINFKVLFEIISAGGGNVNTLITLAGVAEKMHNLEKTKREKLKPFVMVGFMLIAITGFTTLLVIESLTSLGAQLEENEEKRALLEADANYRFQLLGVAILVQSWISGLFLGKITTGSYSGGFMYSIFLVATSIGAIVVISLKIFSVSSIFA; translated from the coding sequence ATGTCATTTATAAAAAAATATGAAGAAGATGATAAGAAAAAGAAATTAAATAAAAAGATTGATCCAGAATTACCTTTTTTTATAACAATAGTGACATTGCTGGCCACTAGTGGGTTTGGCCCATATACTATTTTTTTAAAAATTAAGAATTTGGATTTGCTACCGCATGTCAGACATGAATCAATAAAAATTTTAAAACGAATTGATATCTTGGGTCAAGATCCATTAATAGTCATGTCAGAGAGTAAAGAAAAAGGTTCGAGTTTTGGAGATTTTCTAAGTGGATGGGTATCGGCCATCCAAAGTGGAGGGGATGTAGTAAGTTATCTTAAATCAAAAATGGATGGAGCGTTTGAATTGTATGAATCACAACAGGAAGAATTAGCAAAAAAAGTAGAGACTGTAATTGAAACGTATATGACAATGCAAGTTGTGGTATTGGCCATCTACATCATAATTACAGCAACATCTACAGACGGAGTAGGAAGCACCCCTGGACCGAATGATATTGATCCACTATATTTTGTCATCATCTTGCCTCCAGTAGTATCAGTGCTTTTTTCAATTATTGCAGGCAAATTAAACAAATCAAAAGTAAATGAACTAGATTGGAAAAAAATCTCAACATTTGGATTGCCGGGAATTTTAGTTGCAATAATAATTAATTATTTAGATTTATTACCAGAATTAAATTTGTACATTTTAGGTGGTGCATTAATTGCAGCTGCAATATGGCCAGCATTAAATTTTAAAGACAAGTACAAATTTTCAATTGACGCAGAAAGGGCAACTGCTCAAATTATGAGAGATGTTGCAGAAGCAAGAAAAGCAGGGCTAGGTCCAGAAAAATGTGTTGTAAGAACCACAAAAAGAAAAGATTATGGATCATTCAATAGAGTGGCCAATGGTATTGCCAATAAACTCGAGTGGGGAATGACATTGGATGATATTTTTGGCTATATTAAAAAAGAAACTAATGATTTTAGGATTTTAATAAATTTTAAAGTGTTATTTGAAATTATTTCAGCAGGTGGAGGAAATGTCAATACTTTAATCACATTAGCTGGCGTTGCTGAAAAAATGCATAACTTAGAAAAAACAAAAAGAGAAAAATTAAAACCATTTGTCATGGTAGGTTTCATGTTAATTGCAATTACAGGTTTTACAACATTGCTTGTAATTGAATCTCTGACAAGTCTAGGTGCACAATTAGAAGAGAATGAAGAAAAAAGGGCATTATTGGAAGCAGATGCAAATTACAGGTTTCAATTATTAGGTGTTGCAATATTGGTTCAATCTTGGATTTCAGGGTTATTTTTGGGAAAAATTACCACTGGATCTTACTCTGGTGGATTCATGTATTCTATATTTCTAGTTGCAACATCAATTGGAGCAATAGTGGTAATTTCGCTTAAAATATTCAGCGTATCATCAATTTTTGCATGA
- a CDS encoding type II/IV secretion system ATPase subunit, with translation MGKKKEEQGLETFLKSEFLSELNNETPKGSKLLEKYPLKAPFSYVNILQDIEKGNISYQVDETKLNQSEQIVYNQLYRLIEENLDSPDNIEKDFGFISFVNKVLKENEKLFEDQPLASLEKVKYYLEKEIDGFGNIDPMMHDPNIEDVSCSGINLPIYVWHRKYDSIPCNITFEDEKLNSFVSRIVFRAGKHISSAHPISDLSLQGNHRISVLYQKEVTPKGTSFTIRKFKQDPYSVIDLISFGTISVDIAAYLWMLMEAKMSIMVIGSTGSGKTTILNAITGLVNPDFKIFSVEDVAEINIKHENWFSLVSRVGFGNNEEGEIGLYDLIKSGVRHRPDYIVVGEIRGSEAYVMFQAMATGHGGLCTMHADSLESASKRLQQKPMDIPAAYMALMNCAIVIRRVKGMDGKSTRRAISVQEIKTSDSYHNSFRWDPKADYFEPQLGDSEMFNRLSQQTGLSLDEIMEEYEKRKIVLKWLVDRGIRSYDKVAEYIGKYYRDPETLMKKIEYGV, from the coding sequence ATGGGTAAAAAGAAAGAAGAACAAGGATTAGAAACATTTCTTAAAAGTGAATTCTTATCCGAATTAAACAACGAGACTCCAAAAGGTTCAAAATTATTAGAAAAATACCCTCTAAAAGCACCATTTAGTTATGTTAACATTTTACAGGATATAGAGAAAGGCAATATATCTTACCAAGTAGATGAAACTAAATTAAATCAATCAGAGCAAATTGTATATAATCAACTCTATCGATTAATAGAAGAAAATTTAGACTCTCCTGATAATATCGAAAAAGATTTTGGATTCATTTCATTTGTCAATAAAGTTCTAAAAGAAAATGAAAAATTGTTTGAGGATCAGCCACTTGCAAGCCTTGAAAAAGTAAAATATTATTTAGAAAAAGAAATCGATGGTTTTGGAAATATTGATCCAATGATGCATGACCCAAATATCGAAGACGTAAGTTGTAGTGGAATAAATTTACCAATCTATGTATGGCATAGAAAATATGACAGTATTCCTTGTAATATCACATTTGAAGATGAGAAATTAAATTCCTTTGTATCGAGAATTGTGTTTAGAGCAGGGAAACACATCAGTTCGGCACACCCAATTTCAGATTTATCATTACAAGGGAACCATAGGATTTCAGTATTATACCAAAAAGAAGTTACACCGAAAGGAACTAGTTTTACAATAAGAAAATTCAAACAAGATCCTTATTCAGTAATTGATCTAATATCATTTGGTACAATTAGTGTAGATATTGCAGCATATCTATGGATGTTAATGGAAGCAAAAATGTCCATCATGGTAATCGGCTCAACAGGTAGTGGTAAAACAACTATACTTAATGCGATTACAGGTTTGGTGAATCCAGATTTTAAGATTTTTTCAGTAGAGGATGTAGCTGAAATCAACATCAAACATGAAAATTGGTTTAGTTTAGTATCCAGAGTAGGTTTTGGTAACAATGAAGAAGGAGAAATCGGATTATATGATTTAATTAAATCAGGGGTAAGACATAGACCAGACTATATTGTAGTAGGTGAAATTAGAGGGTCTGAAGCATATGTCATGTTCCAAGCAATGGCTACAGGTCACGGAGGTTTGTGTACAATGCATGCAGATAGTTTAGAATCAGCAAGTAAAAGATTGCAACAAAAACCAATGGATATTCCAGCAGCATATATGGCATTAATGAATTGTGCCATAGTAATTAGAAGAGTAAAAGGCATGGATGGTAAAAGTACTAGAAGGGCAATTTCAGTTCAAGAAATCAAAACCTCAGATTCATATCATAATTCTTTTAGATGGGATCCAAAAGCAGATTATTTTGAACCTCAATTAGGAGATAGTGAAATGTTCAATAGACTATCACAACAAACAGGTCTTAGTCTGGATGAAATTATGGAAGAATATGAAAAAAGGAAAATTGTTTTGAAATGGTTAGTAGATAGAGGGATTAGAAGCTACGATAAAGTTGCTGAATATATTGGAAAATACTATAGAGATCCTGAAACATTAATGAAGAAAATTGAATATGGTGTATAA
- a CDS encoding vWA domain-containing protein, whose protein sequence is MTVFFPMPRPIQGLETIQGCAFSNVEESQNTIFSLYLASICHAAGHAKVTNFKIYKKWMKDKNKKRAYETFEYIEDVRVNEFLKNDFPEYHNEIKKIENLFNMINDQTELENIKRNSKKIFSNRFISEIKSKRKELEDKILNTDPENEKEISNIADIIYESSNIISDYNYPFTDHYSHPKRIEKWLEDITITTEGIFYDTVQRFTEVWFEQLKRRAKVRKKYGGITEDLEFDKIDFAPENIGEYLRLKNATHLFLKKMSSQMKMTPNVMDEGMPEDMGLLEMQAAIQAVAAQNNSIQIFEQDDYRRIEEEWAIVVDTSSSMRLKFDEMKKFAICLGEAANEVNSKNGKWGFFTFNNNFTIVKDHYENFDQHSKSRIGGIEIKGLSFIADAVILCSRILERENIERRYIFLITDGQALGTYEADVKMKEAVEAARKKGISVVAIGIPTGVTKIFSLCMPYEGLRKTVARFLGAYTNLAGDDL, encoded by the coding sequence ATGACAGTATTTTTTCCAATGCCTAGACCTATTCAGGGATTAGAAACAATTCAAGGATGTGCTTTCTCAAACGTAGAAGAATCACAAAATACTATTTTTTCTTTGTATTTGGCATCAATCTGTCATGCTGCAGGCCATGCAAAGGTAACAAATTTTAAAATCTACAAAAAATGGATGAAAGATAAAAATAAAAAACGAGCATATGAAACATTTGAATACATTGAAGATGTAAGAGTGAATGAATTTTTAAAAAATGACTTTCCAGAATATCATAATGAGATCAAAAAAATTGAAAATCTTTTTAATATGATAAATGATCAAACAGAATTAGAAAATATTAAAAGAAATTCAAAAAAGATATTTTCAAACAGATTTATTTCAGAAATTAAAAGTAAACGAAAAGAATTAGAAGATAAAATCCTTAACACAGATCCTGAAAATGAAAAAGAAATTTCAAATATTGCAGATATAATTTATGAATCTTCAAATATCATATCTGATTATAATTATCCATTTACAGATCATTATAGTCATCCTAAACGAATAGAAAAATGGTTAGAAGATATTACAATAACGACTGAAGGTATATTCTATGACACTGTTCAAAGATTCACAGAAGTATGGTTTGAACAACTAAAACGAAGAGCCAAGGTTAGGAAAAAATATGGTGGAATTACGGAAGATTTAGAATTTGACAAGATTGACTTTGCCCCAGAAAATATTGGCGAATATCTCAGATTAAAAAATGCCACTCACTTGTTTTTAAAAAAGATGTCTTCACAGATGAAAATGACACCCAATGTCATGGATGAAGGAATGCCTGAAGATATGGGGCTGTTAGAAATGCAGGCAGCAATTCAAGCAGTAGCAGCTCAAAATAACAGCATACAAATTTTTGAGCAAGACGATTATAGGAGAATTGAAGAAGAATGGGCAATCGTAGTCGATACCAGTAGTAGTATGAGACTAAAATTTGATGAAATGAAAAAATTTGCCATTTGCTTAGGTGAGGCTGCAAATGAAGTCAATTCAAAGAATGGAAAATGGGGATTTTTTACATTCAATAATAATTTCACAATAGTCAAAGACCATTATGAAAATTTTGATCAACATTCAAAATCACGTATTGGCGGTATTGAGATCAAAGGTCTTTCTTTTATTGCAGATGCAGTTATACTATGCTCAAGAATTTTAGAGAGAGAAAATATTGAACGCAGATACATATTTTTGATTACAGATGGACAAGCGTTAGGCACATATGAAGCAGATGTGAAAATGAAAGAAGCTGTTGAGGCAGCAAGAAAAAAAGGCATCAGTGTTGTAGCCATTGGTATCCCTACAGGCGTAACTAAAATTTTTTCATTATGTATGCCATATGAAGGATTAAGGAAAACAGTTGCAAGATTTTTGGGTGCATATACCAATCTTGCAGGCGATGATCTGTAG
- a CDS encoding AAA family ATPase, protein MDQNNSLISSTNRTKINSDKGNLSMSISKIKKETHALSKMYDFKKYMNSAEMVFPEEMDEMIPKDTPPYLDNGEHYVERIGRALKFFKQCALIGPSGTGKTHIVYLVAELAGLPMWEINCGLATSVFDLFGRYVGLGKENWIDGLITGWCRKGGILYLDEANMMKQDVATKLNPLLDQRGHMVLTEKDSEIIHRHKHAYMIISMNPVSSEFAGTKPINAAMRRRMSVWLNFDYMSVGDNIDEKEIVMVSKKGGIPMIDAESIVKVGAKLRQEYKMGDLPYGPSVGDLVNWAKVCSDGVSIMEGGNETLIPMTSDDPEVQDEVRHIVKKVLESQTLSKKV, encoded by the coding sequence ATGGACCAAAATAATTCGCTAATTTCATCAACTAATCGAACTAAAATTAATTCAGATAAAGGCAATTTGTCAATGTCAATTTCAAAGATCAAAAAAGAAACTCATGCATTATCCAAAATGTATGATTTTAAAAAATACATGAATTCTGCAGAAATGGTATTCCCCGAAGAAATGGATGAGATGATTCCAAAAGACACTCCACCTTATTTAGATAATGGTGAGCATTATGTTGAAAGAATTGGTAGAGCACTAAAGTTTTTCAAACAGTGTGCATTAATTGGCCCGAGTGGAACTGGTAAAACTCACATTGTCTATCTAGTTGCAGAATTAGCAGGTTTACCAATGTGGGAAATCAACTGTGGTTTGGCAACATCTGTTTTTGATTTATTTGGAAGATATGTTGGATTAGGAAAAGAGAATTGGATTGACGGGTTAATTACAGGTTGGTGTAGGAAAGGTGGAATTTTATATCTTGATGAGGCAAACATGATGAAACAAGATGTTGCTACAAAACTCAATCCATTACTAGATCAGAGGGGACACATGGTATTAACAGAAAAAGATAGTGAAATTATTCACAGACATAAGCATGCTTACATGATAATTAGTATGAACCCTGTATCATCAGAATTTGCAGGTACAAAACCAATCAATGCTGCCATGAGAAGAAGAATGAGTGTTTGGTTAAACTTTGATTACATGAGTGTTGGAGATAACATAGATGAAAAAGAAATTGTCATGGTTTCAAAAAAAGGAGGGATACCAATGATTGATGCTGAAAGTATTGTAAAAGTTGGAGCTAAACTAAGACAAGAATACAAAATGGGAGATTTGCCATACGGTCCATCTGTTGGAGATTTAGTAAACTGGGCAAAAGTTTGTTCTGATGGAGTATCTATTATGGAGGGAGGCAATGAAACATTAATTCCGATGACTAGTGATGATCCTGAAGTTCAAGACGAAGTTAGACATATTGTCAAAAAAGTTTTAGAAAGTCAAACTTTATCAAAAAAGGTGTGA